Proteins encoded by one window of Labrus bergylta chromosome 2, fLabBer1.1, whole genome shotgun sequence:
- the nkx2.7 gene encoding NK2 transcription factor related 7 yields MSRPAASSGARAQRVKTDPIISVGMHPSSTTTTPFSVKDILKLEHQHDFENEFLTSDQVVPMQYQHVHFVRSRDMYDLQADPCVSEVQEKLETHSSAAEDEMNEHEISGVGSSPDRNSNSKTRSRLRRKPRVLFSQSQVSELERRFRQQRYLSAPEREHLANILNLTSTQVKIWFQNRRYKCKRQRQDQSLELAGFPPAPRRVAVPVLVRDGQLCGAGSAPYNVTLGHYNPVFGYGNSGVYSYHSVSPATQISNNNQLVDFTCKSEGPFNHGHFQASCVRGW; encoded by the exons ATGTCCCGGCCTGCAGCGTCATCTGGAGCACGAGCACAGCGCGTAAAAACGGATCCAATTATAAGTGTTGGGATGCATCCAAGCTCAACCACCACGACGCCTTTTTCGGTGAAGGACATTTTGAAGCTGGAGCATCAGCATGATTTTGAGAATGAATTCTTGACGTCTGATCAAGTTGTTCCGATGCAGTATCAGCACGTGCATTTTGTCAGAAGCAGAGACATGTATGACCTGCAGGCTGATCCGTGCGTCTCTGAAGTGCAGGAGAAGCTCGAGACtcacagctcagcagcagaggaCGAGATGAATGAACATG AGATCAGCGGGGTTGGCAGTTCCCCTGACCGTAACAGTAACTCAAAGACCAGGTCCCGGCTGCGCAGGAAGCCCCGGGTCCTCTTCTCCCAGTCGCAGGTGTCAGAGCTGGAGCGTCGCTTCAGACAGCAGCGCTACCTGTCCGCCCCGGAGAGAGAGCACCTGGCCAACATCCTCAATctcacctccacacaggtcaAAATCTGGTTCCAGAACAGAAGGTATAAATGTAAGCGCCAGAGGCAGGATCAGTCCCTGGAGCTGGCGGGGTTTCCTCCCGCACCGAGGAGGGTGGCGGTGCCAGTGCTGGTGCGGGACGGGCAGCTGTGCGGAGCAGGTTCCGCTCCGTATAACGTGACTCTGGGACATTATAATCCCGTTTTTGGATATGGAAACAGTGGCGTGTACAGCTATCACAGCGTGTCTCCTGCCACACAGATAAGCAACAATAACCAGCTGGTTGATTTTACATGTAAGAGCGAGGGGCCTTTTAATCACGGACACTTCCAGGCTTCATGTGTCAGAGGCTGGTAA
- the nkx3-1 gene encoding homeobox protein Nkx-3.1: MSDTVKPLTSFFIEDILSTKDSTRFNRESCSQKAERWKEEPEMLSEQICMQEEACARQTESLDTSCPSSSDSSIYSSGKQKRSRAAFTHIQVLELEKKFNHQKYLSAPERAHLASTLRLTETQVKIWFQNRRYKTKRKQQNSEFCKDIYKAEGLNLREDLIRSSLITSFCKAYQYRPYLWDYGGPWGPTLW, from the exons ATGTCAGACACAGTCAAACCTTTGACTTCCTTCTTCATAGAGGACATCCTCTCCACTAAGGACAGCACCAGATTCAACAGGGAAAGCTGCTCACAGAAGGCGGAAAGATGGAAAGAAGAACCAGAAATGTTGTCAGAGCAGATCTGCATGCAGGAGGAAGCGTGTGCAAGGCAGACAG AGTCTCTGGACACCTCCTGTCCCAGCTCCTCAGACTCCAGTATCTACTCCTCTGGGAAACAGAAGCGCTCCAGAGCTGCGTTCACACACATCCAAGTGCTGGAACTGGAGAAGAAGTTTAACCATCAGAAATACCTGTCTGCCCCAGAGAGGGCTCACCTGGCCAGCACCTTAAGACTGACAGAGACTCAGGTGAAAATCTGGTTTCAGAACCGCAGGTACAAGACAAAACGAAAGCAGCAAAACTCTGAGTTCTGTAAGGACATTTACAAAGCAGAGGGACTGAACCTGAGGGAGGATTTGATCCGATCATCACTGATCACCTCATTCTGCAAAGCTTATCAATACAGACCTTACCTGTGGGACTATGGTGGCCCCTGGGGGCCAACATTATGGTGA